A window from Cellulomonas sp. C5510 encodes these proteins:
- a CDS encoding pyridoxal phosphate-dependent aminotransferase, translating to MGPVSAHADQPAPSAPSPRRVSARVGGIAESATLAVDAKAKALKAAGRPVIGFGAGEPDFPTPDYIVEAAVAAARDAANHRYSPAGGLPVLKEAIAAKTLRDSGYEISPADVLVTNGGKQAVYEAFATLLDPGDEVLLPAPYWTTYPEAVRLAGGVPVEVFAGVDRGYRVTVEQLEAARTPRTKVLLLCSPSNPTGAVYTAEETAEIGRWALEHGIWVVTDEIYEHLTYDGAVATPVLRVVPELASTTVALNGVAKTYAMTGWRVGWLVGPPDVVKAATNLQSHLTSNVANVSQRAAVAALTGDLSAVAAMREAFDRRRRTMVAMLGEVDGVRIPAPQGAFYAYPDVHGLLGRTFRGVTPTTSAELAALLLDQAEVAVVPGEAFGPSGYLRLSYALGDADLAEGVGRIQALLAEG from the coding sequence ATGGGACCCGTGAGCGCGCACGCCGACCAGCCCGCCCCGTCCGCCCCCTCGCCCCGCCGCGTCTCCGCGCGCGTCGGTGGCATCGCCGAGTCCGCCACGCTCGCCGTGGACGCGAAGGCCAAGGCGCTCAAGGCCGCCGGCCGGCCCGTCATCGGCTTCGGGGCCGGCGAGCCCGACTTCCCGACGCCGGACTACATCGTCGAGGCCGCCGTGGCCGCCGCGCGCGACGCCGCCAACCACCGCTACTCGCCCGCCGGCGGCCTGCCCGTGCTCAAGGAGGCGATCGCGGCGAAGACGCTGCGCGACTCGGGGTACGAGATCTCGCCGGCCGACGTGCTGGTGACCAACGGCGGCAAGCAGGCCGTCTACGAGGCGTTCGCGACGCTGCTCGACCCGGGCGACGAGGTGCTCCTGCCCGCGCCGTACTGGACGACGTACCCGGAGGCCGTGCGGCTGGCCGGCGGCGTCCCCGTCGAGGTGTTCGCCGGGGTCGACCGGGGCTACCGGGTGACCGTCGAGCAGCTCGAGGCGGCACGCACCCCGCGCACGAAGGTGCTGCTGCTCTGCTCGCCGTCCAACCCGACCGGCGCGGTGTACACCGCGGAGGAGACCGCCGAGATCGGCCGCTGGGCGCTCGAGCACGGCATCTGGGTCGTCACCGACGAGATCTACGAGCACCTCACCTACGACGGCGCGGTCGCCACCCCGGTGCTGCGCGTCGTGCCCGAGCTCGCGTCCACGACCGTGGCGCTCAACGGCGTCGCGAAGACCTACGCGATGACGGGCTGGCGCGTCGGGTGGCTGGTCGGCCCCCCGGACGTCGTGAAGGCCGCCACGAACCTCCAGTCCCACCTGACGTCGAACGTCGCGAACGTGTCGCAGCGGGCCGCGGTCGCCGCGCTGACCGGGGACCTGTCCGCGGTCGCGGCGATGCGGGAGGCGTTCGACCGGCGCCGCCGCACGATGGTCGCGATGCTCGGGGAGGTCGACGGCGTGCGGATCCCCGCGCCGCAGGGCGCGTTCTACGCGTACCCGGACGTGCACGGCCTGCTCGGCCGGACGTTCCGCGGCGTGACGCCCACGACGTCGGCGGAGCTCGCCGCGCTGCTGCTCGACCAGGCCGAGGTCGCCGTCGTGCCCGGCGAGGCGTTCGGGCCCAGCGGGTACCTGCGCCTGTCGTACGCGCTCGGGGACGCGGACCTGGCCGAGGGCGTCGGCCGCATCCAGGCGCTGCTCGCCGAGGGCTGA
- the secE gene encoding preprotein translocase subunit SecE, with protein MSDSAPVAASGAGEPAERTGAGKPARPEKRRGLFARIALFVRQVVAELKKVVRPTRSELVTYTTVVLVFVAVVMAFVTVVDLGIGQATRWIFGG; from the coding sequence GTGAGCGACTCGGCACCCGTGGCGGCGTCCGGCGCGGGCGAGCCCGCCGAGCGGACCGGTGCCGGCAAGCCCGCCCGTCCGGAGAAGCGCCGGGGCCTGTTCGCCCGGATCGCGCTGTTCGTCCGCCAGGTCGTCGCGGAGCTCAAGAAGGTCGTCCGCCCCACCCGGTCCGAGCTCGTCACGTACACGACCGTCGTGCTGGTCTTCGTCGCGGTGGTCATGGCGTTCGTGACGGTCGTCGACCTGGGCATCGGCCAGGCCACGCGCTGGATCTTCGGGGGCTGA
- the nusG gene encoding transcription termination/antitermination protein NusG, with protein MSQESQQPGPGAAESELDDALASVEAVEAPAAGSDEPADVSDEAGDEPEVAEAEGDEPVADEPDVDEDPVAAFKAQLRSQPGDWYVIHSYAGYENRVKTNLENRTQSLNMEDFIYQVEVPMEEVVEIKNAQRKVVRRVRIPGYVLVRMDLTDESWGAVRHTPGVTGFVGHTHQPVPLTLDEVFSMLAPTIEAKAPAAAPQQKAAAAIEVDFSVGESVTVTDGPFDTLPATISEISPENQKLKVLVSIFGRETPVELSFSQVAKI; from the coding sequence GTGTCGCAGGAATCGCAGCAGCCCGGTCCGGGTGCCGCCGAGTCCGAGCTCGACGACGCCCTCGCGTCGGTCGAGGCGGTCGAGGCCCCCGCGGCGGGCTCGGACGAGCCGGCCGACGTGAGCGACGAGGCGGGGGACGAGCCCGAGGTCGCCGAGGCGGAGGGCGACGAGCCCGTCGCGGACGAGCCGGACGTCGACGAGGACCCGGTCGCGGCCTTCAAGGCGCAGCTCCGCTCGCAGCCCGGCGACTGGTACGTCATCCACTCGTACGCGGGGTACGAGAACCGGGTGAAGACCAACCTCGAGAACCGCACGCAGAGCCTCAACATGGAGGACTTCATCTACCAGGTGGAGGTCCCCATGGAGGAGGTCGTGGAGATCAAGAACGCGCAGCGCAAGGTCGTGCGCCGCGTCCGGATCCCCGGCTACGTCCTCGTCCGCATGGACCTCACCGACGAGTCGTGGGGCGCCGTCCGGCACACCCCGGGCGTCACGGGCTTCGTGGGCCACACCCACCAGCCGGTGCCGCTGACGCTCGACGAGGTGTTCTCGATGCTGGCGCCGACGATCGAGGCGAAGGCCCCGGCCGCCGCCCCGCAGCAGAAGGCCGCCGCGGCGATCGAGGTCGACTTCTCCGTCGGCGAGTCGGTCACCGTCACGGACGGCCCGTTCGACACGCTGCCGGCCACGATCTCCGAGATCAGCCCCGAGAACCAGAAGCTCAAGGTCCTCGTGTCCATCTTCGGCCGGGAGACCCCGGTCGAGCTGTCGTTCAGCCAGGTCGCCAAGATCTGA
- the rplK gene encoding 50S ribosomal protein L11 → MPPKKKVTGLIKLQINAGAATPAPPIGPALGQHGVNIMEFCKAYNAATESQRGNVIPVEITVYEDRSFTFITKTPPAAELIKKAAGVAKGSPTPHTVKVATLTADQVREIAQTKLEDLNANDLAAAEKIIAGTARSMGIKVEG, encoded by the coding sequence ATGCCCCCGAAGAAGAAGGTCACCGGCCTCATCAAGCTCCAGATCAACGCCGGTGCGGCCACGCCCGCCCCGCCGATCGGCCCCGCGCTCGGTCAGCACGGCGTGAACATCATGGAGTTCTGCAAGGCGTACAACGCGGCGACCGAGTCGCAGCGCGGCAACGTCATCCCCGTCGAGATCACGGTGTACGAGGACCGCTCGTTCACCTTCATCACGAAGACGCCGCCGGCCGCCGAGCTCATCAAGAAGGCCGCCGGTGTCGCGAAGGGCTCGCCCACGCCGCACACCGTCAAGGTCGCGACGCTGACCGCGGACCAGGTCCGCGAGATCGCCCAGACCAAGCTCGAGGACCTCAACGCCAACGACCTGGCCGCCGCCGAGAAGATCATCGCCGGCACCGCCCGCTCCATGGGCATCAAGGTCGAGGGCTGA
- the rplA gene encoding 50S ribosomal protein L1 — MAKHSKAYRAAAEKIEPGAVYAPLQAIRLAQETSTTSYDATVEVAMRLGVDPRKADQMVRGTVNLPHGTGKTARVIVFATGERAEQARAAGADEVGGDELIEKVAAGYTDFDSAVATPDLMGKVGRLGKVLGPRGLMPNPKTGTVTMDVAKAVSDIKGGKIEFRVDKHANLHFIIGKTSFSDTALVENYAAALEEILRLKPSASKGRYITKATVSTTNGPGILLDQNKTRNLTSEDDAA; from the coding sequence ATGGCGAAGCACAGCAAGGCGTACCGCGCCGCGGCCGAGAAGATCGAGCCCGGCGCCGTCTACGCCCCCCTCCAGGCGATCCGTCTGGCCCAGGAGACGTCGACCACGTCGTACGACGCGACCGTCGAGGTCGCGATGCGTCTCGGCGTCGACCCCCGCAAGGCGGACCAGATGGTGCGCGGCACCGTCAACCTGCCGCACGGCACCGGCAAGACCGCCCGCGTCATCGTGTTCGCGACCGGTGAGCGTGCCGAGCAGGCCCGCGCGGCCGGTGCGGACGAGGTCGGCGGCGACGAGCTGATCGAGAAGGTCGCGGCCGGCTACACCGACTTCGACTCCGCGGTCGCGACCCCGGACCTCATGGGCAAGGTCGGCCGGCTCGGCAAGGTGCTCGGTCCGCGTGGCCTCATGCCGAACCCGAAGACCGGCACGGTGACCATGGACGTCGCGAAGGCCGTGTCCGACATCAAGGGCGGCAAGATCGAGTTCCGCGTCGACAAGCACGCGAACCTGCACTTCATCATCGGCAAGACGTCCTTCTCGGACACCGCGCTGGTGGAGAACTACGCGGCGGCGCTGGAGGAGATCCTGCGTCTGAAGCCGTCCGCGTCGAAGGGTCGCTACATCACCAAGGCGACCGTCTCGACCACGAACGGCCCCGGGATCCTGCTCGACCAGAACAAGACCCGGAACCTCACCTCGGAGGACGACGCGGCCTGA
- a CDS encoding DUF4383 domain-containing protein, with amino-acid sequence MSQSANRLVGGIFGAVYLLVGIAGFFVSSGAAFAGTEGGTLIVFEVNPLHNIVHLGIGAVLLGAAAASTRAAKAANSTVGGVYLLVGLLGLFLVGSSANILALNGADNVLHFASAVLLLGVGLGADRTAEAGTTARRAA; translated from the coding sequence ATGAGCCAGTCGGCCAACCGCCTCGTCGGCGGCATCTTCGGCGCGGTCTACCTGCTCGTCGGCATCGCCGGCTTCTTCGTCAGCTCCGGGGCGGCGTTCGCCGGCACCGAGGGCGGGACGCTGATCGTGTTCGAGGTGAACCCCCTGCACAACATCGTGCACCTCGGCATCGGCGCGGTGCTGCTGGGCGCCGCGGCGGCCTCGACGCGCGCCGCGAAGGCCGCCAACTCGACGGTGGGAGGCGTCTACCTGCTCGTCGGGCTGCTCGGGCTGTTCCTCGTGGGGTCGTCCGCGAACATCCTGGCGCTGAACGGCGCCGACAACGTGCTCCACTTCGCGAGCGCCGTCCTGCTGCTGGGGGTGGGCCTGGGCGCCGACCGCACCGCGGAGGCGGGGACCACCGCCCGCCGCGCGGCATGA
- a CDS encoding MTH1187 family thiamine-binding protein, with amino-acid sequence MLVAFSVSPLGSGESVTEAVADAVRVVRESGLPNRTDAMFTTVEGEWDECMDVVRRATEAVGRHGARVSLVLKADIRPGRTGELTGKVERLEERLRS; translated from the coding sequence ATGCTCGTGGCCTTCTCCGTCTCCCCGCTCGGTTCCGGTGAGTCCGTGACCGAGGCCGTCGCCGACGCCGTGCGGGTGGTGCGCGAGTCCGGGCTCCCGAACCGCACGGACGCGATGTTCACGACGGTCGAGGGCGAGTGGGACGAGTGCATGGACGTCGTCCGCCGGGCCACGGAGGCCGTCGGCCGCCACGGTGCGCGGGTCAGCCTGGTGCTCAAGGCCGACATCCGGCCGGGTCGCACGGGCGAGCTGACGGGCAAGGTCGAGCGGCTGGAGGAACGCCTCCGGTCGTGA
- a CDS encoding alpha/beta hydrolase, giving the protein MAGRWQPDVLGDGYRVRTLELAPDDEGEVVASLVRYAPPTPEPLRPSRAVLYLHGWSDYFFQTGLAEFWHAQGAAFYALDLRKYGRSLRPHQTPGYVDDLRTYDEDIEAALEQVHRDLGRFARVMLMGHSTGGLISVLWANRHPGRFHGLVLNSPWLELQGAAVARHVSAPAIARLARLQPKAPLPNIDPGYYARTLRSADGGEWTYEDAWRPARSFPVRPGWLAAILDGHAEVARGLHIRRPVLMLASDRTVISPRWSEDMRAADVVLDVELLARRAVQLGPVVSVVRIAGGLHDLTLSPAPVRARLYAEISRWTAAYGWS; this is encoded by the coding sequence ATGGCGGGACGCTGGCAGCCGGACGTCCTGGGCGACGGCTACCGGGTGCGGACGCTGGAGCTCGCGCCCGACGACGAGGGCGAGGTCGTCGCGAGCCTCGTGCGGTACGCGCCCCCGACGCCCGAGCCCCTGCGCCCGTCCCGCGCGGTGCTCTACCTGCACGGCTGGTCGGACTACTTCTTCCAGACCGGGCTCGCCGAGTTCTGGCACGCGCAGGGCGCCGCGTTCTACGCCCTCGACCTGCGCAAGTACGGCCGCAGCCTCCGCCCGCACCAGACGCCCGGCTACGTCGACGACCTGCGGACCTACGACGAGGACATCGAGGCCGCTCTGGAGCAGGTGCACCGCGATCTCGGCCGCTTCGCCCGGGTCATGCTCATGGGCCACTCGACGGGTGGCCTGATCAGCGTCCTGTGGGCGAACCGGCACCCGGGCCGGTTCCACGGCCTCGTCCTCAACAGCCCGTGGCTGGAGCTCCAGGGCGCGGCCGTCGCCCGGCACGTCAGCGCGCCCGCGATCGCGCGGCTCGCCCGCCTGCAGCCCAAGGCGCCGTTGCCGAACATCGACCCGGGGTACTACGCGCGCACGCTGCGGAGCGCCGACGGGGGCGAGTGGACGTACGAGGACGCCTGGCGCCCCGCCCGGTCGTTCCCCGTGCGGCCCGGGTGGCTCGCGGCGATCCTCGACGGTCACGCCGAGGTCGCGCGCGGTCTGCACATCCGCCGGCCGGTGCTGATGCTCGCCTCGGACCGCACGGTCATCAGCCCGCGGTGGAGCGAGGACATGCGCGCCGCCGACGTGGTGCTCGACGTCGAGCTGCTGGCGCGGCGCGCCGTCCAGCTCGGCCCGGTGGTGTCCGTGGTGCGGATCGCGGGCGGGCTGCACGACCTCACGCTGTCGCCGGCCCCGGTCCGGGCGCGGCTGTACGCCGAGATCAGCCGGTGGACGGCGGCCTACGGCTGGTCGTGA
- a CDS encoding zinc-binding dehydrogenase, whose protein sequence is MLAAYVDRFAPEEPLAGLVVGDLPAPEPRTHWTTVDVRAAALNQHDLWSLRGVGLRAEQLPMVLGTDAAGVTADGREVVVHAVVGGDSGHGVGPDEPRSLLSERYPGTLAEQVSVPTWNLVPKPAELSWAEAACVPTAWLTAYRMLFRTGRARPGQRVLVQGAGGGVATAAVRLASAAGLEVWVTSRDAGRRERAVALGAAGAVAPGQRLPARVDLVVETVGAATWSHSVRSVRPGGTIVVAGATTGDPAAMEIQRLFFLEIAVLGATMGSRQDLEQLLAFLARTGVRPVVDSTIPLARVGEGLARLARGEQFGKVVAEV, encoded by the coding sequence GTGCTCGCTGCCTATGTGGACCGGTTCGCGCCCGAGGAGCCGCTCGCCGGCCTGGTCGTCGGGGACCTGCCCGCACCGGAGCCCCGCACGCACTGGACGACGGTCGACGTGCGGGCCGCGGCCCTCAACCAGCACGACCTGTGGTCGCTGCGGGGAGTCGGGCTGCGCGCCGAGCAGCTGCCGATGGTGCTCGGCACCGACGCGGCGGGCGTGACGGCGGACGGCCGGGAGGTCGTGGTGCACGCGGTCGTCGGCGGGGACTCCGGCCACGGCGTCGGACCGGACGAGCCGCGCTCGCTGCTGTCCGAGCGGTACCCCGGCACCCTCGCCGAGCAGGTGTCCGTCCCCACCTGGAACCTCGTGCCGAAGCCCGCGGAGCTGTCCTGGGCCGAGGCTGCGTGCGTGCCCACCGCGTGGCTGACGGCGTACCGCATGCTGTTCCGCACCGGACGCGCCCGGCCCGGCCAGCGCGTGCTCGTGCAGGGCGCCGGGGGCGGCGTCGCGACGGCCGCGGTCCGGCTGGCGTCGGCCGCGGGCCTGGAGGTCTGGGTGACGAGCCGGGACGCGGGCCGGCGCGAGCGGGCGGTCGCGCTCGGCGCCGCGGGAGCGGTGGCGCCCGGGCAGCGGCTGCCCGCCCGCGTCGACCTCGTCGTCGAGACCGTCGGCGCGGCGACCTGGTCGCACTCGGTCCGGTCCGTCCGGCCCGGCGGGACGATCGTCGTCGCCGGCGCGACGACGGGCGACCCCGCCGCGATGGAGATCCAGCGGCTGTTCTTCCTCGAGATCGCGGTGCTCGGTGCCACCATGGGCTCCCGCCAGGACCTCGAGCAGCTGCTGGCGTTCCTCGCCCGCACCGGCGTCCGGCCTGTCGTGGACTCGACGATCCCGCTGGCCCGGGTCGGCGAGGGGCTGGCACGCTTGGCGCGCGGCGAGCAGTTCGGCAAGGTCGTCGCGGAGGTCTGA
- a CDS encoding maleylpyruvate isomerase N-terminal domain-containing protein — translation MAATTGGDVTERATVLRRQWETLRAWVGDVVAAGGTGTPSILDGWTVADLVAHLGRAMNALTACEPAPEGTVPLTLGEYLGTYAGRAADIDRVTRELAAQIADDPLRHVDDLVREALRHVDSLGPADRVVQARRGPVLLSTMLASRITELVVHADDLQRSLARARGAAPGSRAELGDGVGPLPGVPGGLGPADGLGDGVTSGGPLDGDALDLVAQELLRIVRARGGWDLEVVRPLTWVRLAAGRLPYDVDALASALAPRFPSDAVPDLGRMLPLL, via the coding sequence ATGGCAGCGACCACCGGCGGGGACGTCACCGAGCGCGCGACCGTGCTGCGCCGGCAGTGGGAGACCCTGCGCGCCTGGGTCGGCGACGTCGTCGCGGCAGGCGGCACGGGCACCCCGAGCATCCTCGACGGGTGGACGGTGGCCGACCTCGTCGCGCACCTCGGGCGGGCGATGAACGCGCTCACGGCGTGCGAGCCCGCCCCCGAGGGCACCGTGCCGCTCACGCTCGGCGAGTACCTCGGCACCTACGCGGGACGCGCGGCGGACATCGACCGGGTCACGCGCGAGCTCGCCGCGCAGATCGCCGACGACCCGCTGCGGCACGTCGACGACCTCGTCCGGGAGGCCCTGCGCCACGTCGACTCGCTCGGCCCCGCGGACCGCGTGGTGCAGGCCCGCCGCGGGCCGGTGCTGCTGTCCACGATGCTCGCGTCCCGGATCACGGAGCTCGTGGTCCACGCCGACGACCTCCAGCGGTCCCTCGCCCGCGCCCGCGGCGCCGCGCCGGGTTCACGGGCCGAGCTCGGCGACGGCGTGGGCCCTCTCCCCGGCGTGCCCGGTGGGCTCGGACCCGCCGACGGCCTCGGCGACGGCGTCACCTCCGGGGGACCTCTCGACGGCGACGCCCTCGACCTCGTCGCCCAGGAGCTGCTGCGCATCGTGCGGGCCCGCGGCGGCTGGGACCTCGAGGTGGTGCGCCCCCTGACCTGGGTGCGCCTCGCGGCCGGCCGGCTCCCGTACGACGTGGACGCGCTCGCATCCGCCCTCGCGCCGCGGTTCCCCTCGGACGCCGTCCCGGACCTCGGGCGCATGCTCCCGCTGCTCTGA
- a CDS encoding homoserine O-acetyltransferase, protein MPEHRTTRQPRRRALPDGPPRASSAWREGDPVGRRQFADLGPLDLEAGGRLPGVRLAYETWGTLAPDGSNAVLVLHALTGDSHVTGPAGPGHPTPGWWSTLVGPGAPIDTDRWFVVAPNVLGGCQGSTGPATPAPDGRPWGSRFPHLTVRDQVAAEVRLADALGIGSWALVVGASMGGQRALEWAVTAPPRVERLAAIATTAQTSGDQIASFHTQLAALAADPRFRGGDYYDAADGEGPHVGLGLARQIAHQTYRSAAELDQRFGRIPQGGEEPLEGGRFAVQSYLDHHGDKLARRFDANTYAVLTRSMITHDLGRDRGGVEAALATVTARTLVVAVDSDRLFLPEQSARIAAGVPGSGPVRTLHTPYGHDGFLIEHDQLGPLVRAHLEG, encoded by the coding sequence GTGCCCGAGCACCGCACCACCCGTCAGCCCCGCCGTCGCGCCCTGCCCGACGGCCCTCCGCGCGCGTCGTCCGCCTGGCGCGAGGGCGACCCCGTCGGACGGCGGCAGTTCGCCGACCTCGGCCCGCTCGACCTGGAGGCCGGCGGCCGGCTGCCGGGCGTCCGCCTCGCCTACGAGACCTGGGGGACCCTCGCGCCCGACGGCTCGAACGCGGTGCTCGTGCTGCACGCGCTGACCGGCGACTCGCACGTGACCGGGCCGGCGGGACCCGGCCACCCGACGCCCGGCTGGTGGTCGACGCTCGTGGGCCCCGGCGCGCCGATCGACACGGACCGGTGGTTCGTCGTCGCGCCGAACGTCCTCGGCGGGTGCCAGGGCAGCACCGGGCCCGCGACCCCGGCCCCCGACGGCCGGCCGTGGGGCAGCCGGTTCCCGCACCTGACCGTCCGCGACCAGGTGGCGGCCGAGGTCCGGCTCGCCGACGCGCTCGGCATCGGGTCCTGGGCGCTCGTCGTCGGCGCGTCGATGGGTGGGCAGCGCGCGCTCGAGTGGGCGGTCACCGCGCCGCCCCGGGTGGAGCGGCTCGCCGCGATCGCCACGACCGCGCAGACCTCCGGCGACCAGATCGCCTCGTTCCACACCCAGCTCGCGGCGCTCGCGGCCGACCCGCGATTCCGCGGCGGGGACTACTACGACGCGGCCGACGGCGAGGGCCCGCACGTCGGTCTCGGCCTGGCGCGGCAGATCGCCCACCAGACGTACCGCAGCGCCGCCGAGCTCGACCAGCGCTTCGGCCGCATCCCCCAGGGAGGCGAGGAGCCGCTCGAGGGCGGGCGCTTCGCCGTGCAGTCCTACCTCGACCACCACGGTGACAAGCTCGCGCGACGTTTCGACGCGAACACGTACGCCGTGCTCACCCGCTCGATGATCACGCACGACCTCGGGCGCGACCGCGGAGGCGTCGAGGCGGCCCTCGCGACGGTCACCGCCCGCACGCTCGTGGTCGCCGTCGACTCCGACCGGCTGTTCCTGCCCGAGCAGTCCGCCCGCATCGCGGCCGGCGTCCCCGGCTCCGGCCCGGTCCGCACCCTGCACACGCCGTACGGCCACGACGGGTTCCTCATCGAGCACGACCAGCTCGGCCCCCTCGTGCGCGCGCACCTCGAGGGCTGA
- a CDS encoding bifunctional o-acetylhomoserine/o-acetylserine sulfhydrylase — MSQPQWSFETRQIHAGQTPDAATGARALPIYQTTSYVFPDAGVAADRFALKDLGPIYTRIGNPTVQAVEDRIASLEGGVGALLLASGQAAETYAILNVAEAGSHVVASPSLYGGTYNLLRHTLPRYGIETTFVTDPHDPQAWRDAVRPNTKAFYAETVPNPKQDVLDIETVAGIAHESGVPLIVDNTVATPYLIRPLEWGADVVVHSATKYLGGHGTAIGGVIVDGGTFDYGTDPDRYPSFNQPDPSYDGLVFARDLGKDGAFGVNLSYVLRARVQLLRDLGAAISPFNAFLIAQGLETLSLRIERHVANAQKVAEWLEARDDVLSVTYAGLPSHPQHELGRKYGPKGTGAVLAFEIAGGAEAGQAFVSALELHSNVANIGDVRSLVIHPASTTHSQLTPEEQALSGVTPGLVRLAVGLEGIEDILADLDAGFRAAKGA, encoded by the coding sequence ATGAGCCAGCCCCAGTGGTCGTTCGAGACCCGCCAGATCCACGCCGGCCAGACCCCCGACGCCGCGACCGGTGCCCGCGCCCTGCCGATCTACCAGACCACGTCCTACGTCTTCCCGGACGCCGGCGTGGCAGCCGACCGGTTCGCCCTCAAGGACCTCGGCCCCATCTACACCCGCATCGGCAACCCGACGGTCCAGGCCGTCGAGGACCGGATCGCGTCCCTGGAGGGCGGCGTCGGCGCCCTGCTGCTCGCCTCCGGCCAGGCCGCGGAGACCTACGCGATCCTCAACGTCGCCGAGGCCGGCAGCCACGTCGTCGCCAGCCCCTCCCTGTACGGCGGCACCTACAACCTGCTGCGCCACACGCTGCCGCGGTACGGGATCGAGACGACGTTCGTGACCGACCCGCACGACCCGCAGGCCTGGCGCGACGCCGTGCGGCCGAACACCAAGGCGTTCTACGCCGAGACCGTGCCCAACCCGAAGCAGGACGTCCTCGACATCGAGACCGTCGCCGGCATCGCCCACGAGTCCGGCGTCCCGCTGATCGTCGACAACACCGTCGCGACGCCGTACCTCATCCGGCCGCTGGAGTGGGGCGCGGACGTCGTCGTCCACTCCGCCACCAAGTACCTCGGGGGCCACGGGACCGCGATCGGCGGCGTGATCGTCGACGGCGGCACCTTCGACTACGGGACGGACCCCGACCGCTACCCGTCGTTCAACCAGCCCGACCCGTCGTACGACGGCCTGGTGTTCGCCCGGGACCTCGGCAAGGACGGGGCGTTCGGCGTCAACCTCTCCTACGTCCTGCGCGCGCGGGTGCAGCTGCTGCGCGACCTCGGCGCCGCGATCAGCCCGTTCAACGCGTTCCTCATCGCGCAGGGCCTCGAGACGCTGTCCCTGCGCATCGAGCGGCACGTCGCGAACGCCCAGAAGGTCGCCGAGTGGCTCGAGGCACGCGACGACGTGCTCTCCGTCACCTACGCCGGCCTGCCGTCCCACCCCCAGCACGAGCTCGGCCGCAAGTACGGCCCGAAGGGCACGGGCGCGGTGCTGGCGTTCGAGATCGCCGGCGGGGCCGAGGCCGGGCAGGCGTTCGTCTCGGCGCTCGAGCTGCACTCCAACGTCGCGAACATCGGTGACGTGCGCTCGCTCGTCATCCACCCGGCGTCCACCACGCACAGCCAGCTCACGCCCGAGGAGCAGGCGCTGTCCGGCGTCACCCCGGGCCTGGTCCGGCTGGCCGTCGGCCTGGAGGGGATCGAGGACATCCTCGCCGACCTCGACGCCGGCTTCCGCGCCGCCAAGGGGGCCTGA